The proteins below come from a single Pseudodesulfovibrio sp. JC047 genomic window:
- the fsa gene encoding fructose-6-phosphate aldolase, protein MKFFLDTANLDQIHEVNELGLLDGVTTNPTLMSREGGDWRAQASLICEAVDGPVSLEVIATTHEAMIEEAMDLVTFGPNVVVKIPMIPEGLKALKVLHEREIKTNVTLVFSPSQALLAAKLGATYVSPFVGRIDGLGQSGMECVDQMRTIFDNYGFTTKILVASVRHPMHVIESGLIGADVVTLPYATIMQLMHHPLTDKGLAAFLADWDAFQKNQ, encoded by the coding sequence ATGAAATTTTTTTTGGATACAGCGAATTTGGATCAGATACATGAAGTGAATGAACTCGGTCTGCTTGATGGGGTGACCACCAACCCGACATTGATGTCTCGGGAGGGCGGAGATTGGCGAGCGCAGGCGTCGTTGATTTGTGAAGCCGTGGACGGTCCGGTGTCGTTGGAGGTGATCGCCACCACCCACGAGGCCATGATCGAGGAGGCCATGGACCTCGTGACATTCGGGCCGAACGTCGTGGTCAAGATTCCCATGATTCCCGAAGGACTCAAGGCGTTGAAGGTGCTGCATGAACGGGAAATAAAGACCAATGTCACGTTGGTTTTTTCACCGTCACAGGCTTTGCTGGCTGCCAAGCTCGGGGCAACCTATGTGTCTCCTTTTGTGGGCCGGATTGACGGGCTGGGTCAGAGCGGCATGGAGTGCGTGGATCAGATGCGGACCATCTTTGATAATTACGGTTTCACCACCAAAATTCTGGTCGCTTCGGTGCGGCATCCCATGCATGTCATCGAATCCGGGCTGATCGGTGCGGATGTCGTCACCCTGCCCTATGCCACGATCATGCAGCTTATGCACCATCCATTGACAGACAAGGGGCTGGCTGCATTTTTGGCTGATTGGGACGCCTTTCAAAAAAATCAATAG
- a CDS encoding MFS transporter, translated as MSAARPSSPLRAIRAWALYDWANSGFAALVQTFVFAAYFTKAVAENETIGTAQWGTMMGVSGLLIGLGGPILGAIADRSGSRKPWLGLFTGLCIVATALLWLVQPDTSCVWLALLLAGIGTLGSEYALIFYNAMLPDLASPQTIGRWSGWGWALGYAGGLVLLVIALYGFVQPPGWFGISREAALHIRMVMPLTALWYLIFCLPLFWYTPDTPTAAIPFKQAVAEACIQLRQSLRSMRDSKGIAIFLLARMLYNDGLTTMFAFGGIYAAATFGLAPSQVIIFGIGLNITAGLGAASFAWLDDWLGPRKTILYALIGLIVPGTAILLVTDVTLFWIFGLSLGFFVGPVQASSRSYLSHAAPPEHRTEMFGLLALSGKLTSFVGPFLVGWLTLVSGNQRVGMASIIVLFVLGLIGMCFVPAVKPQ; from the coding sequence ATGTCTGCCGCACGTCCCTCTTCACCACTTCGGGCCATCCGCGCATGGGCGCTCTACGATTGGGCCAATTCGGGATTTGCGGCACTGGTACAGACCTTTGTATTCGCTGCCTACTTTACCAAGGCCGTCGCCGAAAACGAAACCATCGGCACGGCCCAATGGGGCACCATGATGGGGGTTTCCGGCCTGCTGATAGGTCTTGGCGGCCCGATTCTCGGAGCCATTGCCGATCGATCGGGCAGCCGCAAGCCATGGCTCGGCCTGTTCACCGGACTCTGTATTGTGGCCACGGCCCTTCTCTGGCTGGTCCAACCGGACACATCGTGTGTCTGGCTCGCATTGCTGCTGGCCGGAATCGGCACGCTCGGCAGTGAATACGCCCTAATCTTCTACAACGCCATGCTCCCTGATCTGGCATCCCCGCAAACCATTGGCCGATGGTCAGGCTGGGGCTGGGCATTGGGATATGCAGGCGGACTCGTGTTGTTGGTGATCGCTCTCTATGGATTTGTCCAACCCCCGGGGTGGTTCGGCATCTCCCGGGAAGCAGCCCTGCATATCCGAATGGTCATGCCGCTGACCGCGCTCTGGTATCTGATTTTCTGCCTACCGCTGTTCTGGTATACCCCGGACACCCCGACCGCAGCCATTCCCTTCAAACAGGCAGTGGCCGAAGCATGTATCCAACTCCGTCAATCCCTCAGATCCATGCGAGACTCCAAGGGAATCGCCATTTTTCTGCTGGCCCGGATGCTGTACAATGACGGACTGACCACCATGTTCGCTTTTGGCGGTATTTATGCGGCGGCCACCTTTGGTCTGGCCCCCTCACAGGTCATCATCTTCGGCATCGGGCTCAACATCACGGCCGGACTGGGCGCGGCCTCATTCGCCTGGCTCGACGACTGGCTGGGACCGCGAAAGACGATCCTCTATGCCCTGATCGGACTGATCGTTCCGGGAACAGCCATCCTGCTCGTCACGGACGTGACCCTGTTCTGGATATTCGGCCTGAGCCTCGGTTTTTTCGTCGGCCCGGTCCAGGCTTCGAGCCGCTCCTACCTATCTCACGCGGCCCCACCCGAACATCGAACTGAAATGTTCGGGCTTCTCGCCCTGTCCGGCAAACTCACATCCTTTGTCGGTCCCTTTCTGGTCGGTTGGCTCACCCTTGTTTCAGGAAACCAACGGGTGGGCATGGCTTCCATCATCGTCCTGTTCGTCCTTGGCCTGATCGGAATGTGTTTTGTCCCTGCCGTCAAACCCCAATGA
- a CDS encoding glycosyltransferase family A protein, which translates to MPQVSIIIPNYNYGHFSDRLFGSIAAQTLPLETVEILFVDDGSTDESVANATQWATRLPCARFEILQLDHTGSPGPVRNAGLATATGHYLLCMDADDSLLPDFLARCVNTLDTTPDTDIVYTDYLEKGLHSARKVALPKFNQGLLRTQNILPNTAMYRRWIWDAGIRYRTTTEYEDWDYWIQCVMKKARFLHLPTPLFIYEMHSANFSHTARDHDGHAKATIVKNNPPFFHPTVQEWAEGLLRGRLHAHPFQRGYIPTPIDIRTLLKTVERRGITAPDAP; encoded by the coding sequence ATGCCACAGGTCTCGATCATCATTCCCAACTACAATTACGGTCATTTCTCGGACCGCCTTTTCGGGTCCATTGCCGCGCAAACCCTACCGCTTGAAACAGTGGAAATCCTTTTCGTGGACGACGGCAGCACCGACGAATCCGTGGCAAATGCAACGCAATGGGCGACCCGATTGCCCTGCGCCCGTTTCGAAATCCTTCAACTGGACCACACCGGCTCTCCCGGCCCGGTCCGCAATGCGGGGCTGGCCACGGCCACTGGTCACTATCTGCTCTGCATGGACGCGGATGACTCCCTGTTGCCCGACTTCCTCGCCCGGTGTGTCAACACGCTCGACACAACGCCGGACACCGATATCGTCTACACGGATTATCTCGAAAAAGGCCTTCACTCCGCTCGGAAAGTAGCATTACCGAAATTCAATCAGGGACTGCTCCGGACACAAAATATCCTGCCGAACACCGCCATGTATCGTCGATGGATCTGGGATGCCGGTATCCGGTATCGCACCACCACAGAATATGAAGATTGGGATTACTGGATACAATGCGTGATGAAAAAGGCGCGTTTTCTCCACCTCCCCACCCCGCTTTTCATCTATGAGATGCACTCAGCAAACTTTTCCCACACCGCACGGGACCACGATGGACATGCCAAGGCCACCATCGTCAAGAACAACCCACCCTTTTTTCACCCAACGGTGCAGGAATGGGCTGAAGGACTCCTCCGAGGCAGACTTCACGCTCACCCCTTTCAACGGGGATACATCCCGACCCCGATCGACATCCGCACCTTGCTGAAAACGGTTGAACGCAGGGGTATCACCGCACCAGACGCGCCATAA
- the cbiE gene encoding precorrin-6y C5,15-methyltransferase (decarboxylating) subunit CbiE, with amino-acid sequence MEPLHIIGLAPGSLALSHAARTTLATANLVVGGTRLLAACHDEISSTSCTTLPIAGALAPIIKTIRTTAQAGKSVVVLADGDPLFFGIGKRLSEEFGRENISVEPNISTVQVAASRLKLPWQDMNFVSLHGRSDYAPLYAALVRADQIAVFTDAENTPAEVARALLERGADCFAMTVLEDLGTPEERIRPLALPDTWGMEFSPLNLVILERLYPPEIDLNLGIPDHFYLHQKNLITKLPVRATGLAHLNVKPDSTVWDLGAGCGSVSIEASYLAHRGHVFAVERHKTRAAMIRENIRRTGAWLVNTVLGELPKALDGLPAPDRIFIGGGLGGPANQKSSLLSIACDRLKPQGRIVIHCILLDSLHEAKDTFKKLGWHFGVTQLQASATDSLAGDLRFKAQNPVFVLWAEKP; translated from the coding sequence ATGGAACCTCTTCACATCATCGGTCTTGCCCCCGGTTCGCTTGCCCTATCGCACGCCGCACGCACGACCCTTGCCACAGCCAATCTGGTCGTGGGTGGTACCCGTTTACTCGCCGCCTGCCATGACGAAATTTCGTCAACTTCATGCACCACACTCCCCATTGCCGGGGCACTGGCGCCAATCATCAAAACCATACGTACAACTGCCCAAGCTGGAAAATCCGTGGTCGTCCTCGCTGACGGGGACCCGCTTTTTTTCGGCATCGGCAAACGACTCTCCGAAGAATTCGGTCGTGAAAACATCTCGGTCGAACCCAATATATCAACCGTCCAAGTGGCTGCATCAAGGCTGAAACTCCCGTGGCAGGACATGAATTTCGTGTCTCTGCATGGACGTTCGGACTACGCGCCACTCTATGCGGCATTGGTCCGAGCCGATCAGATCGCCGTCTTCACCGATGCTGAAAACACCCCGGCCGAAGTGGCTCGTGCCCTGCTTGAACGGGGTGCCGACTGCTTTGCCATGACCGTCCTTGAGGACCTTGGCACCCCGGAGGAACGTATTCGTCCTCTGGCTCTGCCCGACACCTGGGGCATGGAGTTCTCTCCCCTCAATCTGGTCATACTGGAACGGTTATATCCACCTGAGATCGATTTAAATCTCGGTATTCCCGATCATTTCTATCTGCACCAGAAGAATCTCATCACCAAGCTGCCTGTTCGAGCCACGGGATTGGCCCACCTCAATGTCAAACCGGACTCCACAGTCTGGGACCTCGGCGCGGGCTGCGGGTCCGTGTCCATTGAGGCTTCATACCTCGCCCATCGCGGACACGTCTTTGCCGTGGAGCGACACAAGACCCGAGCGGCCATGATCCGCGAAAACATTCGACGCACTGGCGCATGGCTCGTCAATACGGTTCTCGGAGAACTTCCAAAGGCTCTTGATGGACTTCCTGCACCAGATCGCATCTTCATCGGTGGGGGACTGGGGGGGCCGGCCAATCAGAAATCATCCCTGCTCTCCATTGCCTGTGACCGGCTCAAACCGCAGGGCCGTATTGTGATTCATTGCATTCTGCTGGATTCCCTGCATGAAGCCAAAGACACCTTCAAAAAACTCGGCTGGCATTTTGGCGTCACGCAACTCCAGGCTTCGGCCACGGATTCCCTTGCTGGGGACCTTCGATTCAAGGCGCAAAATCCAGTCTTCGTCCTCTGGGCAGAAAAACCCTGA